The sequence GGCTGATGGCGGCTACGACGGGGTTGTCCATGTCGCCGCCGTAGAGAGGGTGAGGATGACATATCACCACGCCGGGGGGGCTGTCTTTAATGACAGCGGGAGAGGTGATGACGCCTTCCAGGTCCAGCTTGCCGCTTCGCACCGAGATAGAGGTATGGCGGAGGGATTCCATCAACGACCATATTAGGTGCGCGGCTTGGCCTTTGACAAGGCTGACTGTTAGAATAGCCAGAGTTTTCCGCAGGGAGGGCGGCATGGGTTTCATTGACCTTCGCAGCGACACCGTGACCAAGCCTACGGAAGCTATGCGCAAGGCGATGGCGGAAGCGGAGGTGGGCGACGACGTTTACGGGGAAGACCCTACGGTCAACCGGCTGGAAGCCCTGGCTGCCGATAAGATGGGAAAAGAGGCGGCGCTTCTGGTGAGCAGCGGCACCCAGGGAAACCTCTTGGGGGTCCTGTCTCAGTGCCGCAGCGGCGACGAGATTATCGCGGGGGCCAACAGCCACATATTCTGGAATGAGTCGGCAGGGGTGGCTACTCTAGGAGGCGTCCAGATCCACCTAGTCCCAAACCAGCCGCAGGGCGCCCTGGCACCGGGCGACGTAGAGAAGGCGATTCGTCCTAAAGGGAACCCGCATTTCCCGCCGACACGGCTGTTATGCCTGGAAAACACGCAGAACCGCAGCAACGGTGGGGTGATGACGGTGAGCGAGACCAAGGCGGTGTGCGATTTGGCTCACGGACACGGCGTCCGGGTGCATATGGACGGCGCGCGGATCTTCAACGCCGCGGTTTATCTGGAAGCGCCGGTGGACAGGCTAGTGAAGGATGTGGATACTGTGACCTTCTGCCTGTCTAAAGGACTAAGCGCGCCGGTTGGTTCCATGCTCTGCGGCTCAAAGGAGTTCATTGGTGAGGCGCGTCGATGGAGGAAGATGGTGGGGGGAGGAATGCGGCAGGCGGGGGTTATTGCGGCGGCGGGGATAGTCGCCATCGAGGATATGGTGGAGCGGCTGGCGGAGGACCACGCCAACGCGCGGCGGCTGTCCCAGGGACTGTCGCAGATCAAGGGCATCATCCACG is a genomic window of SAR202 cluster bacterium containing:
- the ltaE gene encoding low-specificity L-threonine aldolase; protein product: MGFIDLRSDTVTKPTEAMRKAMAEAEVGDDVYGEDPTVNRLEALAADKMGKEAALLVSSGTQGNLLGVLSQCRSGDEIIAGANSHIFWNESAGVATLGGVQIHLVPNQPQGALAPGDVEKAIRPKGNPHFPPTRLLCLENTQNRSNGGVMTVSETKAVCDLAHGHGVRVHMDGARIFNAAVYLEAPVDRLVKDVDTVTFCLSKGLSAPVGSMLCGSKEFIGEARRWRKMVGGGMRQAGVIAAAGIVAIEDMVERLAEDHANARRLSQGLSQIKGIIHDPKTVQTNILFFDIDPKYGTMPDFVKRVDKEGVKVHYVYGRIRMVTHRHISNADVDATLKAVAKVTKSMGQP